The Oryzihumus leptocrescens sequence GCGCGCCCATACCCTCGGACAGGTGACGGAGGCGACGCGGGACCGGGACGGCCAGGACCAGTGGTGGAAGAGCGCGGTGGTCTACCAGATCTACCCGCGCAGCTTCGCCGACAGCAACGGTGACGGGATCGGCGACCTCCCGGGCATCACCAGCCGGCTGGACCACCTCAGCGCGCTGGGGGTGGACGTCATCTGGCTCTCGCCGGTCTACCCCTCGCCTCAGGACGACAACGGCTACGACATCAGCGACTACCAGGGCATCGACCCGACGTTCGGCACGCTGGCGGACTTCGACGAGCTGCTGGCGCAGGTGCACGCGCGCGGGATGAAGCTGGTCATGGACCTGGTCGTCAACCACACCTCCGACGAGCACCCGTGGTTCGTGGAGTCCCGCTCCAGCAGGGACAACCCGAAGCGCGACTGGTACTGGTGGCGTGGCCCGCGCGAGGGCATGGCCGCCGGGGACCCCGGCGCCGAGCCGACCAACTGGGGGTCCTTCTTCTCCGGCCCCACGTGGGAGCTGGACGAGGCCACCGGGGAGTACTACCTGCACCTGTTCAGCCGCAAGCAACCCGACCTCAACTGGGAGAACCCGCAGGTGCGCGAGGCCGTCCACGCGATGATGCGCTGGTGGCTCGACCGGGGCGTGGACGGCTTCCGGATGGACGTCATCAACATGATCTCCAAGGACACCGCGCTGCCGGACGGCCACCAGGGCCCGGGCGCCCACCACGGCGACGGCAGCCCGCACTTCCTCTGCGGCCCGCGGATCCACGAGTTCCTCCAGGAGATGCACGCCGCGGTGTTCGCCGGGCGGGACGGGGCGTTCCTCACCGTGGGCGAGATGCCCGGCGTCACCGTGGACGAGGCGGTGCTGTTCACCGACCCGGCCCGCCGCGAGGTCGACATGGTGTTCCAGTTCGAGCACGTCGGCCTGGACCAGGGCGACTCGAAGTGGGACGTGCGGCCGCTGGACCTGCGCGACCTCAAGGCCTCGCTGGGGCGCTGGCAGGCCGGCCTGGCCGGGACCGGGTGGAACAGCCTGTACTGGAACAACCACGACCAGCCGCGCATCGTCAGCCGGTTCGGCGACGACGGCGAGCACCGGGTGGCCTCGGCGACCATGCTCGGCACGGTGCTGCACCTGCACCGCGGGACGCCCTACGTCTACCAGGGCGAGGAGCTCGGTATGACCAACGCGCCGTTCGCCTCGATCGAGGACTTCCGCGACATCGAGTCGGTCAACCACTACCGGGCGTGGGTCGACCCGGGGCACCAGAGCGCCGAGGAGGTCCTGGCCGCACTGCGCGTCATGAGCCGGGACAACGCCCGCACGCCGATGCAGTGGGACGACTCGCCGCACGCCGGCTTCACCACCGGCGAGCCGTGGATCGCGGTCAACCCCAACCACGCCACGGTCAACGCCGCCGCAGCGGTGGCCGACGAGGGCTCGGTGTTCCACCACTACCGGCGGCTCATCGAGCTGCGGCACAAGGAGCCGGCCGTCGCGCACGGCGACTTCCACATGCTGCTGCCGCACGACGAGCGGGTCTACGCATTCACCCGCCGGCTGGAGGACGTCGAGCTGCTCGTCCTCGGCAACTTCTCCGGCGAGGATGCACCGGCCGACGTGCCCGACGACGCGGGCTGGGCCGGGGCCGAGCTGCTGCTGGGCAACCTGCCCGACGTGCCGGACTCCGGGCCGATCGTGCTGCGCCCGTGGGAGGCGCGGATCTACCGCCGCACGACCTGACGCAGGCCGCGCGACGATCGTCGCGGCAGTTTGCGCGCGAAAAGCGCCCGCAAACGCGCCGACGATCGTCGCGTTCGCGGCCTGGTCAGCGGTACTGGTCCCGGAAACGGGGGTCGGTCTCCCACCACGGCCGTTCGCGCCCCGGCTCGGACGGGGCGGCGCCCTCCTCGGCGACACCGTCCGCGGCGGGGCCACCTGCGGCGGCCTGCACCCGCTGCGGCGCGCGCTCACGGGCGTCCAGCTCGGCGTCGACGGCCCGCGCCTCCGCGGCGTCGGCGCGCACCCAGCCAATGAGCACCGCGAAGAGGAACGGCAGGCCGACGCTCTCGGCGATGCCCAGCATCGCGCCGCCGCCGAGCTTCTGGTCCCAGGCCGGATCCGGCCCCCAGGTGCGGTCCGTGTAGCCGGGCACACCGGCCGCCAGCAGGGTCGGCGCGGTCATCACGAGGATGCCCGGCACGGCGTCGGCCAGGCCGTCGACGAACGCGAACAGCGCCCGCACCGGGTGGGTGCACCAGTCCGGCAGCATCTCCTCGCCCAGCAGCGGCAGCACGAACAGCGCACCGGTCCCCAGGAGCACGAGGTAGAGCACCTCGCGCACCCCGGCACTGGCCACCGAGTCCGCCAGCCACGGGGTGAAGAACACCGCCACCAGGGTCCCTACGGCGACCGCCGAGCTCACCAGCGGGAACATCAGCACCCGAGCCACCCGCCCACGGAGGACGCCCAGCAGCCGGCTGGAACCCTTGTCGCCCAAGGCGTTCGCCGACAGGGTGACCGGGTCGCCGAGCGCCAGGCCGAGCGGCGTCACCGCCGACAGCACCGTCGCCTGCGCCGCCGCCATCCAGAAGAGCGTGCCCCGGTAGACCGCGAGCACCCCGCAGGTGGCGTAGACCAGCGTCCCGACCCCCAGCACGGCGAACGCCAGCGCGCGCCACCCCGACCACGCGCGTCCGGTGCGGTGCAGGCGGACCAGGCACACGGCATACCCGGCCAGGAGCAGCACTCCCAGGACGATGCCGACGGGGTCCGCGGTCCAGTCGGTCAACCAGCTCGAGGCGGTCAGCGGGGGAAGCACGCGGGCCATGATGCTCCGCGTCCCTGTGCGCCGCTCAGTCCGCGCGGCGCAGGCGCTGGCGCCAGGACCGGCCGTCGGGGTCGTGCACCAGCCGGTAGAACACCCCGGCCCACACCCGCGTCCACCCGCTGACCCGGTGCTCGGTCAGCGGGCGCAGCCGGCCGGGCGGGCGCGGGCCGACCCGGCCGCCGTCGTGCCACGCCTGCAGCCGCTGCGCCGAGCGGGCGAACGCCGCAAGCGTCTCGCCGGGGTCGGCCAGCGCGGAGGCGTCCTCGAGGTCGAGGTGCTCGGCGGCGAGGGCGAGGCGCAGCCGCTGCGGGTAGCCACCGGGGTCGTGCACCGCCGCGGCGATCTCGGAGTCGTGCGTCCACGAGCGCCGGTTGAAGTTGTCCGAGCCGACCGAGGCCCAGGCGTCGTCGATGACGCAGACCTTGGCGTGGACGTAGACCGGGACGCCGGTCGGGCTCTCCACGCCGTATGCCGTGACGCGGCCGGGTGCCGCGCGCTGCAGGATGCGCAGCGCGGTCTGGCGACCGAGCAGCTGCGGGGCCACGGCGAGGCGCCCGTCCTGGTCGGGGTGGTGCGGCAGGACCGCGACCAGGTGCAGCTCGGGGTTGGCGCGCAACGTCCGGGCCAGCAACCGGGCGACCTCGGTGGACCACAGGTACTGGTCCTCGACGTAGACCAGGCGCCGGGCCTGGCCGAGCGCCTTGCGGTAGCCGCGCGCGACGCTGCGCTCCCCCTGGGGGGCGAACGGGTAGCCCGGGCGCCGGAAGGGGTAGGTGCGCAGCAGCTGGACCGCCAGCTCACCGGTCGGCTCCGGGTCGGGCAGCTGCTCCGGCAGCGGGGTCACCCGGTCGGGCTGGACGCCGCGGACCCGGTCCTGCGCCCGGCGCCAGGGGCTGCGGCTGAGCGGCTGGGGGTCCTCCCAGCGCTCCCGGAAGACGGTCTCGACGTCGCCGACGACCGGCCCGGTGAGGGCGACCTGCACGTCGTGCCACGGCGGGCGCTCGCCGTAGACCTTCGCCATCGGCTGCCGCTGGGGGTCGCCGGCGTGGTCGGCATCGTCGCGGCGGCTGTGGCACAGGTCCAGCCCACCGACGAACGCCACGTCGAGCTCGGGCCGGCCGGGGTGGCGCAGCACCACGAGCTTCTGGTGGTGCGAGCCGCCGGGACGCACCCGCATGTCGAGCTGGCACTGGCCGCCGGCCTCGTTGACCAGGTCGCCGAGGGTGCGGTTGGCCTCCGCGGCAAAGGACAGGCGCTTCCAGTGCGAGCGCCACACCAGGCCGCGGACGTCGACCCCGCGCCGGGCGGCGTCACCCAGCAGGGTGGCCACCTCGCTGCCGTCCTTACCGAGCAGCTGCTCGTCGGCGTCACCGCGCCAGTCGGTGAACAGCAGCAGGTCGCCGTCGCCCATCTGCCGCACCCGCCGGTCGAGCTCGGCGAAGTACGTCGCGCCGTGCACCAGCGGGGTGACGGTGTTGCCGCAGGTCCACGCCCGCCCGTCGGGGTGGCGGCTGTCCAGGCGGGTCGCGGGGTTGCCGCGCTCGTCGGCGGACAGGAACCAGTCGGCGATCGGCACCCGCGATGCCTACACGGTGGCCGGCCACCGCGGCAAGCCCGACCGCCATCCCGCCCCAGAGAACACGGCTTGACCCGCGTTTCGCGGCCCGGACCGCCCCCGAACGCGGGTCAAGCCGTGTCCGGTCGGGAGTGGTCCATCCCGGAGTCGGCCAAACCGGTCGACGCGGGCGCGCCCCGACCCGAGGATGGGGCCATGGCCTACCTCAAGCCCGGCTCGTTCACCGTGAAGGTCGCCAACAGGGTCGCGATGCGCACGACCCTGTGGGGCGTGCACACGCTGCGGGTCGCGCGACGCAACAGCGCGCAGACCCAGGACCTGCCGGTCATCCCGGTCGAGGTCGACGGGCACCTCTATGTCGTCTCGACCCGCGGCGAGTCCGACTGGGTGCGCAACGTCCGCGCTGCCGGCCGGGTCGGCCTGGGGCAGAAGGGCGACCTGCGCGACTACACCGTCGCGGAGGTCCCGGTGGCCGAGCGCGAGCCGGTCATCACGGCATACCGCAAGAAGGCGGGCCGGGAGGTCGAGCAGTACTGGAAGAAGCTGCCCGACCCGGCCGACCACCCGCTGTTCCGGCTCACCCCGGCCTGACCCGGTGCCGCGCCTGCGGCCGACCGCCCTGACCACGCGGGTGTTCAACCCGCTGGTGCGCCGCACGACCTGGTGGGACGTGCACACCCTGGAGGTGGCCGGCCGCCGCAGCGGCCGCCCGCACCGTATGCCGGTCGTGCCCGTCGAGGTCGCCGGTCACCGCTACCTCGTCTCGCCCTACGGCGAGTCCGACTGGGTGCACAACGTCCGCACCGCCGGCCGGCTCACCCTGACCCAGCGCGGTCGCACGACCGCCTGGACCGCGGTCGAGGTGCCGGTCGACCAGCGGCCGGCGGTGCTGCGGGCCTGGCGGCGCAAGGCCGGGTGGACGGTCGGGGTCTACTTCCGCAAGCGGCCCGACCCCGCCGACCACCCGGTCTTCCGGCTCACCCCGGTGTGAAGGCCCTCAGTCCTCGGTGACGCCGGCCCAGAGGTTGATGCCGGCCTCGACCGCGTCCTGGTCGATCGCGGCGAGCTCCTCGTCGGTGAAGCTCAGGTTGGCCAGCGCGCCGACGTTGGTCTCCAGCTGCTGCACCGAGGAGGCGCCGATGACGGTCGAGGTGACCCGCTGGTCGCGCAGCGCCCAGGACAGGGCCATCTGCGCCAGCTTCTGCCCGCGCTGGGAGGCGATCTCGTTGAGCGCCCGCACGTGCCCGAGCACCTTCTCGTCGAGGTGCTCCGGCAGCAGCGACTTGTCCTGCGCCGCGCGCGAGTCGGCCGGGATGCCGTTGAGGTAGCGGTCGGTGAGCAGCCCCTGCGCGAGCGGGGTGAACACGATGCAGCCCATGCCCTGCGCCTCGAGCTCGTCGAGCAGACCCTTCTCGATCCAGCGGTTGAGCATCGAGTAGGACGGCTGGTGGATCAGCAGCGGCGTGCCCAGCTCACGGGCGATGGTCGCCGCCTCCTGGGTCTTCTTCGCCGAGTAGGAGGAGATGCCGGCATACAGCGCCTTGCCCGAGCGGACCGCCTGGTCGAGCGCCATCATCGTCTCCTCGATCGGCGTCTCGGCGTCGAAGCGGTGGGAGTAGAAGATGTCGACGTAGTCCAGGCCCATCCGCGCCAGGGAGTCGTCCAGGGAGCTGAGCAGGTACTTGCGCGAGCCGCCCTCTCCGTACGGCCCGGGCCACATGTCCCAGCCGGCCTTGCTGGAGATGACCAGCTCGTTGCGGTAGCGGGCGAAGTCCTGCTTGAAGATCGTCCCGAAGTTGCGCTCGGCGGCGCCATAGGGCGGGCCGTAGTTGTTGGCCAGGTCGAAGTGGGTGATCCCCAGGTCGAAGGCCCGGCGCAGGATCGCGCGCTGGCTGTCGAGCGTCTTGTCGTCGCCGAAGTTGTGCCACAGGCCGAGCGAGATCGCGGGGAGCTTCAGGCCGCTGGTGCCGCAGCGGCGGTACTGCATCGAGGACTCGTAGCGGTCGGCGGCGGCTTGGTAGGACGTCATGGCGCCCAGTCTGCCAACCCGCTCAGCTGGCCGGGACAGCCCCGTCCCGAGGGAGGAGACGGTAGATCGGGTTCGCCATGGCCAGGTGCCCGCGGTAGTCGCCCACGCGCCCCTCCACCCGGAGGTTCGCCCCAGGCTCGATCCCCGGTATCGCGCGCCGCCCGTAGAAGAGCAGCGTCACCCCGCCGGAGTCGTCCACGAGCTCGCAGCGCAGCGCGGGGCTGCCGGAGATCGGCGAGACCTCGCAGGAGCGGATCCGCCCCTGCAGCACCGCCGTGCGGCGATGGGGCGCCTGCGCGATCGGCACACACCCCTCCGGCACGGTCATCGTCGCGACGGCGGCACCCTCCCTGCGACTCCCGGCGGTGTTCCGGTCGCGGGTCCCGGACGCCAGCGCGGCCTCGGCCTCGTGCTGCACGCGCCGCCACGGTGCCCGGGAGGCGTCGAACGGCACGATCGTCGCCGCCACGCCCGCGACCTGGGAGACCGCGGCGGCGATGTCGTCGGCGGTGCGGTCGTGCAGCAGCCGCCCGAGCAGCGCGCCGTAGGAGCGGCGGGGCAGCAGCACGGTCGCCTGGGTGGACTCCCCGGAGCCGAGGACCCGGTCGACCAGCTCCAGCGCGGCCCGCGGCAGCCGCCGGTCCGGGCAGTCGACCAGCTCCAGCGGGAGGTCCAGGCCCGGCTGGGCGTCCCACTCCCGCTGCAGCACCTCGGCGTGGGCCGAGTCGATGACGAAGTGCACGACGCGGATCTCGCTGGGGCGCAGGGTCCGCGCATACCGGATCGCCCGGATGACGGCGAGGTCCACGCTGTCCACGAGCACGAGGACGACGTTGCGCGCCGCCCGGGCCGCGGGCACGGCGGAGGGCGACGCGCGCAGCACGGCCGCCTCACGCTGGTAGGTGCGGTGCAGGCGCAGCAGCACCACGACCATGACCGGGAAGACCAGCACGACCAGCCAGGCGCCCTCGGTGAACTTGGTGACGGCGAAGATGACCACGACCAGGGCCGAGACGGCGCCGGTGACCAGGTTGAGCGCGACCTTGGCGCGCCACCGGCCCTGCCGGTAGGTCTGGTAGTGCCGGGCCATCCCGAAACCGGCCAGGGTGAAGCCGGTGAAGACGCCGATCGCGTAGAAGGCGACCAGCTTGTCGACGTGGGCGCCGGTGCCGATGATCAGCGCCAGCGACACCACCGTCAGCACGATGATGCCGTTGGAGAAGGCGAGCCGGTGGCCGCGCTTGGTCAGCCAGCGAGGCAGGAACCCGTCTCCGGCAACGAAGTTCGCCAGGAACGGGAAGCCGTTGAACGGGGTGTTGGCGCCGGTGTAGAGGATGAGCATCGTCGCGGTCTGCACCAGCAGGAAGAGCACGTGGCCCACGGCGCCGTCACCGAAGACGGCCTTGGCGACCTGGGAGATCACCGTCGGCGAGCCGGACTCGTAGGGCACCGCGTGGGTCTCGTGCGCCAGCCAGGACACCCCGCCGACGAGGAACGCCAGCACCGAGCTCATGACGACGAGGGTCTTGCGCGCGTTGAGGCCCTGCGGGGTGTGGAAGGTGCTGACCCCGTTGGAGATCGCCTCCAGCCCGGTCAGCGACGACCCGCCGTTGGCGAACGACTTCATGAGGATGAAGATCGCGCCGAAGGTCAGCAGCGAGGAGCCGTGCCCCACCGGGAAGGCCCCCGGCGAGCTCATCGGGTCGTACTGCGGCAGGTCGCCGAGCAGCTCGCGGACCACGCCCGTGACGATGACGACGGTCATCGACGCGAGGAAGAAGTACGTCGGGAACGCGAACGCCCTTCCGGCCTCACGGATCCCGCGCAGGTTGCCGTAGAACAGCACGAGCACGACGCCGACGGTGATCCACAGCGACCAGCTCGCCAGCGCCGGGACCGCGGAGGTGACCGCGGCTGTCCCGGCCGCGGCCTGCACGGCGACGGTGACGATGTAGTCGAGCATCAGCGCGACCGCGCCGACCTGCGCCACCAGCGGGCCGAAGTTCTCCCGCGCGACGACGTAGGAGCCGCCGGCCTTGGTGTAGGTCGTGACGACCTGCCGATAGGTCAGCGTCACCAGCAGCAGCACCGCGAGGACGACCAGCGTCATCGGCAGGAGCAGCGCGTAGGCGGCGATGCCGAAGACCGGCAGCAGCACGAGCAGGATCTCCTCGGAGCCGTATGCCGAGGAGGAGATGCAGTCGCTGGCGAGCACCCCGAGGGCGAGCTTCTTCGAGAGCCGCTCGTGGGCGAGCTGGTCGGTGGTCAGCGGCGGCCCGAGGAGCGCGCGCTTGGCGCGGTAGCTCGGCTTCTCCGGCAGGTCCACGCCCACCCGGAGTGCCTGCGGGGCCGGGGCCTCGGTGACTGTCCGCGCGTCCGTCTCGAGCGTTCCGGTCTCCACCAGTCGAGCGTAGGTCGACGCTATCGGCCCCCCTGACCGTCCGCCGTCAAGATCGCGTCAAGATCCCCGATCGGGCGGCCGCGACGGCTCACCGGCCCCTGTCGCGGGAGGCCGTGGAGTATCCCGGGCGATGGTCGGGGCCTGCCCCTATGGTGGCGCGCATGGCATCGGTCAGGCAGGTCCAGGTCACGTTCGACTGCGCGGAGCCCGAGCGCGTGGCGCGCTTCTGGTGCGAGGTGCTGGGGTACGTCGTGCCGCCACCGCCGGAGGGCTTCGCCACGTGGGACGACGTCGATCGCGCGCTGCCGCCCGAGCGCCAGGGGTCCGCGTTCGCCTGCGTGGATCCCTCAGGTGTGGGCCCCCGCCTGTTCTTCCAGCGCGTCCCCGAGGGCAAGGTCGTCAAGAACCGGCTGCACCTCGACGTGCGGGTCGGCACCGGACTCGTGGGTGACGAGCGCCTGGCCGCACTCGAGGCCGAGTGCGCACGGCTGGTCGCGCTCGGCGCGGTACGCGTGCGGCTCCTGCGCGCCGACGAGTTCAACGAGTCGTGCCTCGTGATGCAGGACGTCGAGGGCAACGAGTTCTGTCTCGACTGAGGGTCCGCGACACCAGTCAGACCCGGGCGGGCACCCCGGCATGGCGCAGCAGCAGGTCGACGAACGCCGGCGTGACGCCCAGCGGGTCGGCCACCGGCACCTGGCCTGCCCGGGCGGTCACCGCGTCCGGCAGCCGTCCCGGCGCGACGAACAGCGAGGCCACCGCCGACCGGGCGCACCCGTCGGCGCGCAGCGCCTCCAGCGCCTCGTCCACGCGCGGCCCGTCCGCGGAGGCGAACGCCGCCACCGCAGGTATGCCGTGCAGCTCACCGAGGTCGCGGGCCAGGCCGGAGACCACGTCCCGCGCCGGCTCGTGGCTCGACCCCGCCGCGGCCAGGACCAGCCCGTCGACCGCGTCAGCGCCGGCCTCGGCGAGCCGGTCGGTCAGCGCGCGCAGCAGGAGCGCCCGGTCGCGCGGGTCGTCGGTGACCAGGCCGGGCGCGATGCCCACGTCGGCGATGCCGGTGACCCCGCTGGCCGCCACGGCGGTGGGCACGTCGGTGCCCAGGTGGTGTCCCGGCGTGAACAGCAGCGGCACGAGCCGGATGTCGTCGTGGCCGGCGGTGGCCAGGTCCTGCAGCGCGACGTCCGGGGTCGGGTCGGTGAAGTCGAGGTGGCAGGCGCGCACCTCGACCCCGGTGCGCCGGCGGACCACGGCGACGAGCTCGTCGACGACGAACGCGGCGCGTGGGTCTCGGCTCCCGTGGGAGAGCAGCAGGACGGCTGGGCCCATGGTCGCCTCAGATGTCCCACTCGTCGTCGCGTCGGCTGTCCCCGGCCAGCGGGTCGCCGACCATGCCGGCGGCCAGGGTGGCCCCGGACTGCGGGTCGATGAGCAGGAACGCGCCGGTGCGGCGGCTGGTGCTGTAGGGCTCGGCCACCACCGGGTCGGCGGTGCGCAGCCGGATCCGGCCGATGTCGTTGAGCCCGAGGTCCTCGGCACCGACGATCGTGACCTGGTCGAGGTCGAGCACCCCGTCGACGGATCCGACGATGGCGCGCGTGGTGCGTGTCGTGTGCTTGAGCAGCACCCGGCCGCGCTTGCTCAGCGGCACGTCGGAGAGCCAGCAGACGGTGGCGACCAGGTCGCGGGTGGGCTCGGGCGCCGACGCCGCCGCCGCGATGAGGTCGCCGCGGGCGACGTCGACCTCGTCGGCCAGGCGCAGCGCCACCGACATGGGCGCGAACGCTTCGTCGAGCTCCCGCCCCGGGCCGCCGAGCTGCGGGGCGTCGATGCCGACCACCCGGGTGCGCCGCCCGCTGGGCAGGACGGTCACCTCGTCGCCGACCCGCACGACCCCGGAGGCGACCTGCCCGGCATACCCGCGGTACTCCCGCTGGGCCTCGTCGCGCGCGGCGCCCTGCGGGCGCAGCACGACCTGCACGGGGAAGCGGAACTCCTCCGCTGCCGGGTCGTCGGCGACCGGCAGGGTCTCCAGGACCTCCAGCAGGCTCGGCCCGTCGTACCAGTCGGTGCGTGACGACCGGTCGACCACGTTGTCGCCCTCGAGGGCGGAGACCGGGATGGCGCGCACGTCGGGCAGGCCCAGCTCGCGGGCCACGTCGGCCAGCTGGTCGCGCACGCGGGTGAAGACGTCGCCGTCGAAGCCGACGAGGTCGATCTTGTTGACCGCGACGATCACGTGCGGCACGCGCAGCAGCGCGGCGACGGCCAGGTGGCGGCGGGTCTGCTCCAGCACGCCCTTGCGCGCGTCGACCAGGAGCACCACGGCGTCGGCGGTGGAGGCCCCGGTGACCGTGTTGCGGGTGTACTGCACGTGCCCGGGGCAGTCGGCCAGGATGAACGAGCGCTCCGCGGTGGCGAAGTAGCGGTAGGCCACGTCGATGGTGATGCCCTGCTCCCGCTCGGCGCGCAGGCCGTCGGTGAGCAGGGCGAGGTCGGCGGTGGCCAGGCCCCGGTCGCGGGAGACCCGCTCGACGGCGTCGAGCTGGTCGGCCAGGACCGACTTGGAGTCGTGCAGCAGCCGGCCCACGAGGGTGGACTTGCCGTCGTCGACCGAGCCGGCCGTGGCCAGGCGCAGCAGGGTGGGCTGGGCGGTCATCAGAAGTAGCCCTCCTTCTTGCGGTCCTCCATGGCGGCCTCGGAGATCCGGTCGTCGGCCCGGGTCGCGCCGCGCTCGGTCAGCCGGGACGCGGCGACCTCGACCACGACGTCGCCGACGTGGGTGGCGTCGGACTCCACCGCGCCGGTGCAGGACATGTCGCCGACCGTGCGGTAGCGCACCTGCTTCGTCACCACCGCCTCGTGCTCGCGCGGCAGGGAGTACGGCCCCACGGCCAGCCACATGCCGTCGCGGTGGAAGACCTCGCGTTCGTGCGCGTAGTACAGCGGCGGCAGCTCGATGGCCTCGCGGGCGATGTAGCGCCACACGTCCAGCTCGGTCCAGTTGGACAGCGGGAAGACGCGCACGTGCTCGCCGGGGCGGTGGCGGCCGTTGTAGAGGTTCCACAGCTCGGGGCGCTGGTTGCGCGGGTCCCAGGCGCCGAACTCGTCGCGCAGGCTGAACACGCGCTCCTTGGCCCGGGCCTTCTCCTCGTCCCGGCGCCCGCCGCCGAAGACGGCGTCGAAGCGGTGGTCGGCGATGGCGTCGAGCAGCGGCTGGGTCTGCAGCGGGTTGCGGGTGCCGTCGGTGCGCTCGGCCAGGCGGCCGTCGTCGATGTAGTCCTGCACCCGGGCCACCTCGAGGCGCACGCCGAGCCGCTCGACCGTGCGGTCGCGGTACTCCAGCACCTCGGGGAAGTTGTGGCCGGTGTCGACGTGCAGCACCGGGAACGGCACCGGCGAGGGCCAGAACGCCTTGGCCGCCAGGTGCAGCATGAGGACGGAGTCCTTGCCGCCGGAGAACAGCAGCACCGGTCGCTCGAACTCGGCGACGACCTCGCGGATGATGTGGACGGCCTCGGACTCCAGCGCGTCGAGGTGGTCAAGGGCCAGCCGCCCCGACCTGGCGCGGCGGGCGGTCTCGTTCCGGGTCTGTGTCTGGCTCATGTGTGGATCCCGCACTCGGTCTTGTCCTTGCCGCTCCAGCGCCCGGACCGTGGGTCGGCCCCCGGAGCCACCTTGTGGGTGCACGGTCCGCACCCGATCGACGGGTAGCCCTGCGCCACCAGCGGGTTGCGTGGCAGGTCGTGCTCGGCCTGGTAGGCCTCGACGTCGTCGTCGGTCCAGGCCACCAGCGGGTTGACCTTGACCAGGTCGTGCTTGTCGTCCCAGGAGACGACGGGCGTAGCGGCGCGGGTCGGGGCATCCACCCGGCGCACGCCGGTCACCCACGCGGCGTGGCCCTCCAGGGCCCGGGCGAGCGGCTCGACCTTGCGCAGGAAGCAGCACAGGTTGGGGTCGCGGTCATGCAGCCTCTCGCCGTACTCCTCGTCCTGCTCGGCCACGGTCTGGCGGGGCAGGGCCTCGACGACCGTGATCGGCAGCCGGCCCGCCGCCTCGTCCCGCGTCTGCAACGTCTCGGTGAAGTGGTAGCCGGTCTGCAGGAACAGGACCTGGACTCCGGGCAGGGCCTCGGCGAACATGTGCGGCAGGATCGTGTCCTGCATCGAGGAGGCCACGAGGACGTCCTGCCCGAACTGCTCGATGGTCCACCGGACGACCTCGGCCACCGGGGCCCCCTCGAGCCGCTCGTTGGCCTCGGCGATCGCCTCGTCGCGCTGGTCGGGGGTCAGGGCCGACCAGTCCAGGGCCGTGGTCGTGGGGGTCGTCATACGAGCAGCTCCTCATCCGCGCGCAGCGCCCAGGTCGCGAAACGCTCCCCGGGCTCCCGGTCCTTGACGAAGTTGCGCACCACGCGCTCGATGTATGCCGGGGCCTCCGCCGCGGTCGTCTTCAGTCCGCGGACCTTGCGGCCGAAGCCGGCGTCGAGGCCGAGCGTGCCGCCGAGGTGGACCTGGAAGCCCTCGACCTCCTCGCCGTCGGCGTCCTTGACCAGCTGGCCCTTGAGGCCGATGTCGGCGACCTGGATGCGGGCGCAGGAGTTGGGGCAGCCGTTGACGTGGATGCTCAGCGGGACGTCGATCTCGTCGATGACGTCGGCGAGGCGCTCCTCGAGCACGCCGATGGTGCGGGTGGCCATGCCCTTGGTGTCGACGTAGGCCAGCTTGCAGAACTCGATGCCCGTGCAGGCCATGGTGTGCCGTCGGAACACCGAGGGGTTGGCCTCCAGCCCGAGCGCGGCCAGCTTGCGGGTCAGCGTGTTGACCCGGCGCCGGGGCACGTCGAGCACGAGCAGCTTCTGGTGCGGGGTGAGCCGGACCCGCTGCGAGCCGTAGGAC is a genomic window containing:
- a CDS encoding phosphoadenylyl-sulfate reductase, producing the protein MTTPTTTALDWSALTPDQRDEAIAEANERLEGAPVAEVVRWTIEQFGQDVLVASSMQDTILPHMFAEALPGVQVLFLQTGYHFTETLQTRDEAAGRLPITVVEALPRQTVAEQDEEYGERLHDRDPNLCCFLRKVEPLARALEGHAAWVTGVRRVDAPTRAATPVVSWDDKHDLVKVNPLVAWTDDDVEAYQAEHDLPRNPLVAQGYPSIGCGPCTHKVAPGADPRSGRWSGKDKTECGIHT
- the cysD gene encoding sulfate adenylyltransferase subunit CysD gives rise to the protein MSQTQTRNETARRARSGRLALDHLDALESEAVHIIREVVAEFERPVLLFSGGKDSVLMLHLAAKAFWPSPVPFPVLHVDTGHNFPEVLEYRDRTVERLGVRLEVARVQDYIDDGRLAERTDGTRNPLQTQPLLDAIADHRFDAVFGGGRRDEEKARAKERVFSLRDEFGAWDPRNQRPELWNLYNGRHRPGEHVRVFPLSNWTELDVWRYIAREAIELPPLYYAHEREVFHRDGMWLAVGPYSLPREHEAVVTKQVRYRTVGDMSCTGAVESDATHVGDVVVEVAASRLTERGATRADDRISEAAMEDRKKEGYF